AATATATCTAATATGATATGTAACAACTAACCAAAACCATATTTTTAAGATACTGTCACATGTACAACAGttgtatataaaatatGCAGATGATTTTTTTCGGTTAAAACTATTTAATGCAAAAGATTGTAATCTTTATTGAACTGTATGCTATTAGTTGGCTTGATTAGACTGTGGTAAAATGTAAACATCAAAAAGATATTGGTCTCTCAATGAAATGAATATCTAGCTTTACTAATTTCTATCATAATTTAAggcaaatataaatttataattataaatggATGACACTTATTAAGTACATCCAAAAATATGCCTCAGATAATGTATTTTCCCACTTTTTAAGATTCATTCATATTCAGAAAATACTTctctttgaaatatatatatctatcgaataaatatataataaagtaGCCTAATGCAAGAAATGATTGTCATTGAATTTATGAAAGTAAAATGAAAGAAGGATGCAAATAGCAAAATTCGATACAAATATGAAGTTAGTTTTTCTGTAATGAGATGCATATGTATGATGATTTTTTCAGTGTTCTATCAGAGGAATCATTATTCCAGAATTTACATCATAATTTTTACTGAGATGTAATTGTAGCATAAAAGTATAACCATAAAATAATAGTCAAACAACTTACAATTGTAAATATCTAGATTATAAGCCTAAATCCAAGCACTACAAGACACCAAATAAACGGAATACGAAAGGGCAGAATAATAAGGTGACTGGGGGAATACCACtataaatgaaatatcTCCCAATAATATCTATTACTGGAATTCCAATGTAAGGAATACATTCATTTTTATGTTTCTTCTCAGCGTCCTCTcttaatttaattctttccTCACGATCATCTTTCACGCCGCATTTCAGcattattgaatatattaaagGTTTACTAATAAAAGCTTTCCATATAATTACACACGGAACCCCTATTAGTAATCTTAAACAAACAGTTTTCAAATCAGTATTATGTTTCATTTGATCTACAAGTGTAAAGCCTGATACTTTCATTACCCAATCAGTAATTTCTAAGCCACCAATTACACCAATGAATGCAACACTATCTTCAAAGCACGGGCATTCATCAATTGGTCTCACATgtttaaatagaattaaaaacCCCCACGCTAATGATATAATTggtaagaaaaaatattttgatttatctAAGCCTTGTGCTAGCCATTTCCCAACCAATCTTGCTTGGAATACAAATATACCAATAAATGTTCCACTGATTAAATCTAACATACCATGCATACCGCAGTATAATCTACCGATTACTAAAGTaaaatgataaatcaaAGTTATTAGATATAAACTTACCTTAAATTTCAATGAAAGATagtcatttttattaacatACCAgaatagtaataatgaCATCCCAGTAGCATTTGCAGTATGAGAGGAAGGGGCACCATATTCTCTTGCTGTATAATCACTTAGGGTGATACGATGAAGAGGAGGAGATTTTGGTCTTGGTAAACACcaaaaatcttttaaaaacccagaaatataaattgtATAGGCCAAGATATACACCATATCAACAATTAATTCATATTGGCCAATCCAAGGTGGTATTGgcaaaaaaatcaaataaaaattatgagACCCCAATAAAGACGAAtaagcaaaaaaataatctttaaaattattacgGTTTGCTAGTTGAAATGCATATAAGGGTTGCGATTGATTATCTGTGaattgtttcaaataaCATCTTGTGGCAAATCTGAATGAAGACATTTTCGACTTGAAATGGATTGAAGGATGATTTCCTGGatcatttaaaacatttgTCTCTAAGATATCCATTGGATCTGATAGGGATCTTGgtcttttctttcttgGAAGTTGTAAAGAATTTTGAGGTTGTTGTTCTAGTTCAAATTCTTGTAGAATATAGCTTgcattgttattatttgaactagaataatttaaattggGTAAACTACTATCATTAATAAGCGTTTGGTACGTTAAATCATTTTGGACATTaaaatcatcttcatcatttaCCTCGTTAATAGTATCCGCGTTTTCTTCCATACTATCATCGTTATTTGTATaatcaaattcattatcCTCAATCTGTGAA
The window above is part of the Henningerozyma blattae CBS 6284 chromosome 2, complete genome genome. Proteins encoded here:
- the TBLA0B05410 gene encoding phosphatase PAP2 family protein (similar to Saccharomyces cerevisiae LCB3 (YJL134W) and YSR3 (YKR053C); ancestral locus Anc_1.217); translated protein: MPPYQEPRIRSTSMSLYTNNINNTNSSSSSSNNNNSSNSNINNNGNGITYLNGNGSATATFFKKDQLLPTNEEYISNNLQIDSQIEDNEFDYTNNDDSMEENADTINEVNDEDDFNVQNDLTYQTLINDSSLPNLNYSSSNNNNASYILQEFELEQQPQNSLQLPRKKRPRSLSDPMDILETNVLNDPGNHPSIHFKSKMSSFRFATRCYLKQFTDNQSQPLYAFQLANRNNFKDYFFAYSSLLGSHNFYLIFLPIPPWIGQYELIVDMVYILAYTIYISGFLKDFWCLPRPKSPPLHRITLSDYTAREYGAPSSHTANATGMSLLLFWYVNKNDYLSLKFKVSLYLITLIYHFTLVIGRLYCGMHGMLDLISGTFIGIFVFQARLVGKWLAQGLDKSKYFFLPIISLAWGFLILFKHVRPIDECPCFEDSVAFIGVIGGLEITDWVMKVSGFTLVDQMKHNTDLKTVCLRLLIGVPCVIIWKAFISKPLIYSIMLKCGVKDDREERIKLREDAEKKHKNECIPYIGIPVIDIIGRYFIYSGIPPVTLLFCPFVFRLFGVL